In Pleurocapsa minor HA4230-MV1, a genomic segment contains:
- a CDS encoding RES domain-containing protein — translation MLIYRGVKRDYLESYDGMGNSYRKGARWNFPLHPVLYFAPNPSVAALELANYFPSPDLVPKNYVMGEYEIPDPVEIKTILLRDLPENWQDYPHPRSTKEIGSAWLKFGQESCLFVPSAATPGNLEYIIVINPHHPDLRHIKLTQVIEPIYSARIFKGL, via the coding sequence ATGCTCATCTACCGTGGTGTTAAACGGGATTACTTAGAAAGCTATGATGGCATGGGAAACTCCTACCGTAAAGGAGCAAGATGGAATTTTCCTCTTCATCCTGTTCTTTATTTTGCTCCTAATCCATCCGTAGCTGCTTTAGAATTAGCAAATTATTTTCCAAGTCCCGACCTCGTACCTAAAAACTATGTCATGGGGGAATATGAAATACCCGACCCAGTTGAGATTAAAACTATTTTGTTAAGAGATTTACCCGAAAATTGGCAAGATTACCCCCATCCAAGAAGTACCAAAGAGATTGGTAGTGCTTGGTTAAAATTTGGGCAAGAATCGTGTTTATTTGTGCCAAGTGCTGCCACCCCAGGTAATTTAGAATATATTATAGTCATTAATCCTCACCATCCTGACCTGAGACATATCAAATTAACTCAAGTTATTGAACCTATTTACAGCGCTCGCATCTTTAAAGGTCTTTAA
- a CDS encoding MbcA/ParS/Xre antitoxin family protein has translation MKTINLESILTESRIPPEVLEEDGAFIQASRLGISGAILQPTIKVLGVRNLIISLLNTDKTNLSKFYHQEHLSPSVSEAILDTLKVFKLAFSVYEQDAKTALKWFHTQIPALSGQVPIDLLDTFKGRELVKDCLMVMEDGDFT, from the coding sequence ATGAAAACTATAAATTTAGAAAGCATATTAACTGAGTCACGGATACCACCAGAAGTTTTAGAGGAAGATGGTGCTTTTATTCAAGCTTCAAGATTGGGGATTTCAGGAGCGATATTACAGCCGACAATCAAGGTTTTGGGGGTGCGAAATCTCATTATTAGTCTTTTAAATACTGATAAAACCAACCTCAGCAAGTTTTATCATCAAGAACATTTATCTCCGAGCGTTAGTGAAGCTATTTTAGATACTTTAAAAGTGTTTAAATTGGCTTTTTCTGTCTACGAGCAAGATGCTAAAACCGCTTTGAAGTGGTTTCACACTCAGATTCCTGCCTTATCAGGACAAGTCCCAATAGATTTGTTAGATACTTTTAAGGGCAGAGAATTAGTTAAAGATTGCTTGATGGTCATGGAAGATGGTGATTTTACGTAA
- a CDS encoding helix-turn-helix domain-containing protein produces MTVKVLLKQIREKRGLSQNKLAQIMTMSLQNIQRIEYGDAKSIPLETLDRLCEALDCQPGDLLIKVDDPDRENALIEQMLLRLNSDSVEKISLKSEKSSQTSQLNSLLAVNLMSNSA; encoded by the coding sequence ATGACTGTGAAAGTACTGTTGAAACAAATAAGAGAAAAACGTGGCTTGTCTCAAAATAAGCTTGCTCAGATTATGACGATGAGTCTTCAAAATATACAAAGAATCGAATATGGAGATGCAAAATCAATTCCTTTAGAAACATTAGATAGGCTTTGTGAAGCTCTTGATTGTCAGCCTGGGGATTTATTAATCAAAGTGGACGATCCAGATCGAGAAAATGCTCTTATTGAGCAGATGCTTCTTAGACTAAATTCAGATTCAGTCGAGAAAATCAGTTTGAAATCAGAAAAGTCGTCTCAGACGAGTCAACTAAATTCTTTGCTAGCGGTTAATTTAATGTCTAATTCAGCCTAA